From one Solanum stenotomum isolate F172 chromosome 12, ASM1918654v1, whole genome shotgun sequence genomic stretch:
- the LOC125848710 gene encoding uncharacterized protein LOC125848710 produces MASSGKSMIQTLKRFMKKPWEFTGPQTSPEYLDSVPKATEYRIFCPATTQSQAIIPTSDPETVFDIKYYSRDQRRNRPPIKRTFLTKADVEKMRMEYKFDVNDFPKPYLTAKVEEDENAIGGGYQK; encoded by the coding sequence ATGGCTTCGTCAGGGAAATCGATGATCCAAACCCTAAAACGGTTCATGAAGAAGCCATGGGAGTTCACCGGACCTCAAACAAGCCCCGAGTATTTAGACTCTGTACCCAAGGCAACAGAGTACAGAATCTTCTGTCCCGCCACTACCCAATCTCAGGCCATCATCCCCACATCCGATCCTGAAACCGTCTTTGATATCAAGTATTATTCTCGTGACCAGAGGCGTAACCGTCCTCCAATCAAGCGCACCTTCCTCACCAAAGCTGATGTTGAGAAGATGAGGATGGAGTACAAGTTTGATGTCAACGATTTTCCTAAGCCTTATTTGACTGCTAAGGTTGAAGAGGATGAGAATGCTATTGGTGGTGGCTACCAGAAatga
- the LOC125849180 gene encoding nuclear transport factor 2-like, with the protein MAMETTAIPSAPAAQVIGNAFVEQYYQIQHHSPELVYRFYLDSSVLSRPNSNGVMTSVTTMKNINDMICSLGYKNYKAEIKTADAQQSYKDGVIVLVTGCLTGKDNTRKQFTQTFFLAPQDKGYFVLNDVLRYAEQNETDNSSEMVNGVKDVATVPLTPDPEPVHVLEPLNHRQPSSHAEDIQIVEEVVHGSLENEKLVGDEREIMVGAESHINAEPATSVSREDAPKKSYASIVSSQTKKGPTKIYVPSNSRMAPAKTEKQPVKSVAQAPGPESSIHTSSGGNASESKDARYRAEGHSIYIRNLPLNVTVAQLEVEFKRFGPIKQGGIQVRSNRQQGFCFGFVEFEDLNSMNSAIQASPVTIGGLQADVEIKRTTSRVGSGRGRFPPGRGAGYRNDNFRGRGNFSGGRDYGRNDFVGGRGRDQGGRGGEGYQQGRGRGGRRGGLSQIPSSA; encoded by the exons ATGGCTATGGAAACTACAGCTATACCTTCTGCCCCTGCTGCACAAGTGATTGGAAATGCTTTTGTTGAGCAGTATTACCAAATTCAACACCACTCCCCAGAGTTAGTATACAGATTTTATCTGGATTCAAGTGTCTTAAGCCGCCCAAATTCTAATGGCGTGATGACATCCGTGACAACAATGAAA AATATCAATGACATGATATGCTCATTAGGCTACAAGAACTATAAGGCAGAGATAAAGACTGCAGATGCACAACAGTCCTACAAGGATGGGGTCATTGTATTGGTAACTGGATGCTTAACTGGAAAGGATAACACGAGAAAGCAATTCACCCAGACGTTTTTCCTTGCTCCACAGGACAAAGGGTACTTTGTTTTGAATGATGTTCTTAGGTATGCAGAACAAAATGAGACTGATAACAGTTCAGAAATGGTTAATGGGGTCAAGGATGTAGCAACCGTGCCTTTGACGCCTGATCCAG AACCAGTTCATGTGCTTGAGCCTCTGAATCACAGACAGCCTAGCTCTCATGCAGAAGATATTCAAATTGTTGAGGAAGTAGTTCATGGTTCTTTGGAAAATGAGAAGCTAGTCGGTGATGAAAGAGAGATTATGGTGGGTGCTGAATCCCATATTAATGCAGAACCAGCTACTTCAGTTTCCCGAGAAGATGCTCCTAAGAAATCTTATGCATCAATTGTAAGTTCTCAAACAAAGAAAGGGCCCACCAAAATCTATGTACCCTCTAATTCAAGAATGGCTCCCGCAAAGACTGAAAAGCAGCCAGTTAAGTCAGTAGCACAAGCTCCTGGTCCTGAATCATCAATTCATACTTCCTCTGGGGGTAATGCATCTGAATCTAAAGATGCTCGGTACAGAG CTGAGGGACACTCCATTTATATCCGCAATTTGCCTTTAAATGTTACTGTTGCTCAACTTGAGGTTGAATTTAAGAGATTTGGACCCATTAAGCAAGGAGGCATACAAGTTAGAAGTAATAGG CAACAAGGATTCTGCTTTGGGTTTGTTGAATTTGAAGATTTGAACTCCATGAACAGTGCGATACAG GCGTCACCTGTTACAATTGGAGGTCTTCAAGCTGATGTTGAGATAAAGAGAACTACAAGTAGAG TTGGTAGCGGGAGAGGTCGTTTCCCTCCCGGAAGAGGAGCAGGGTACCGAAATGACAATTTCAGGGGCCGTGGAAACTTTAGTGGAGGTCGAGACTATGGTAGAAATGACTTTGTTGGAGGACGTGGCAGGGATCAAGGAGGACGAGGTGGTGAAGGTTACCAACAAGGAAGAGGGAGAGGCGGACGGAGAGGTGGCCTAAGCCAGATTCCTTCTTCAGCATAG
- the LOC125846496 gene encoding ninja-family protein AFP3, protein MAEAEENREKRCFSSMQMDVFSRDLLHKIMNGNNKKIHEIPNEEDDLELSLGLSLNGRFGVDPERAKRLKRSSSISNFMFSGGDESNGRCSFSVGSITRTCSLPVEGEEECRKRKELQSLRRLEAKRKRMEKLQNVRVVKDKVDLDERPEENGGPVGNSLPVSQGSMASQGSGSSGISDFGSQPIQGPGDNSTGANTPASMKPSEHERKQVAKPPKITSEKPPSTCNGNASKEAKEMLKNYMLNMPCVSTMGIGPNGKKIEGFLYRYQKGEEVKIMCVCHGNFLSPAEFVKHAGGGDVANPLKQIVVNPSPLLR, encoded by the exons atggcTGAAGCtgaagaaaatagagagaagAGGTGTTTTTCTAGTATGCAGATGGATGTTTTTTCGAGAGATCTGTTGCATAAAATTATGAAtggaaacaacaaaaaaattcatgaaattccTAATGAGGAAGATGATTTGGAGTTGAGTTTGGGGCTTTCATTGAATGGAAGATTTGGGGTAGACCCAGAAAGGGCTAAGAGACTAAAACGgtcttcttcaatttctaaCTTTATGTTTTCCGGCGGGGATGAGAGTAATGGGCGTTGTTCATTCTCTGTTGGTTCGATTACGAGGACGTGTTCGTTGCCTGTTGAGGGTGAGGAGGAGTGCAGAAAAAGGAAGGAGTTGCAATCTCTGAGGCGTTTGGAGGCTAAAAGGAAGAGAATGGAGAAATTACAGAATGTTAGAGTGGTGAAGGATAAGGTTGATTTAGACGAACGTCCTGAAGAAAATGGTGGTCCAGTTGGGAATTCATTGCCTGTGTCACAAGGGTCTATGGCTTCTCAGGGAAGTGGTTCTTCAGGAATTTCTGATTTTGGGAGTCAACCCATTCAAG GGCCAGGTGACAACAGTACTGGGGCTAATACTCCGGCTAGCATGAAGCCTTCAGAGCATGAACGGAAACAGGTAGCTAAACCACCTAAAATCACAAGCGAAAAACCACCTAGCACATGTAATGGAAATGCTAGCAAGGAAGCAAAAGAAATGTTGAAAAACTACATGCTCAACATGCCTTGTGTTTCCACAATGGGCATTGGGCCAAATGGTAAGAAGATCGAAGGATTTCTGTATAGATATCAGAAGGGAGAGGAAGTGAAAATAATGTGCGTTTGTCATGGCAACTTTCTGTCGCCAGCTGAGTTTGTGAAGCATGCTGGTGGCGGTGACGTTGCAAATCCGTTGAAGCAAATTGTCGTCAATCCTTCACCTCTATTGAGATGA
- the LOC125846494 gene encoding probable sugar phosphate/phosphate translocator At3g17430, producing MMVSKQLVLTYIYLLVYIVLSSGVILYNKWVLSPKYFNFPLPITLTMIHMGFSGLVAFLLIRVFKVVSPVKMTFEIYATCVIPISAFFASSLWFGNTAYLFISVAFIQMLKALMPVATFVMAVICGTDKLRCDLFLNMLLVSVGVVVSSYGEIHFNIVGTVYQVTGIFAEALRLVLTQVLLQKKGLTLNPITSLYYIAPCSFVFLFVPWYLLEKPEMEVSQIQFNFWIFFSNALCALALNFSIFLVIGRTGAVTIRVAGVLKDWILIALSTLIFPESTITTLNITGYAIALCGVVMYNYLKIKDVRAVQLPVDGVSDRIAKELKMEKKSSDLYVPDDIVKNSGGKGSRNGSPDSIVDEEAPFIPSSRVSHLGRSPLSSYSP from the exons ATGATGGTCAGCAAACAACTTGTGTTGACGTATATATATCTCCTTGTCTATATAGTGCTATCCTCGGGAGTTATTTTGTACAACAag TGGGTACTCTCaccaaaatatttcaatttccCATTACCAATAACACTTACCATGATTCATATGGGCTTCTCAGGCTTAGTTGCTTTCCTTCTTATCCGTGTCTTCAAg GTTGTATCTCCTGTCAAAATGACGTTTGAAAT ATATGCGACGTGTGTGATTCCCATTAGTGCTTTCTTTGCATCCAGTCTTTG GTTTGGAAACACAGCTTATCTGTTCATTTCTGTGGCTTTTATCCAGATGCTTAAAGCTCTAA TGCCAGTTGCCACCTTTGTCATGGCTGTTATTTGTGGAACTGACAAGTTAAGATGCGATTTATTCCTGAACATGCTGTTGGTCAGCGTCGGTGTTGTAGTTTCATCTTATGGAGAAATTCACTTCAACATAGTTGGTACAGTTTATCAGGTCACTGGAATATTTGCTGAGGCGCTTAGGCTGGTCTTAACTCAAGTTCTGCTTCAGAAGAAGGGACTAACTCTCAATCCTATCACCAGCCTATATTACATAGCTCCATGCAG CTTTGTCTTTCTCTTTGTCCCATGGTATCTTCTGGAGAAGCCTGAGATGGAAGTCTCACAAATTCAATTCAACTTCTggattttcttttcaaatgcACTTTGTGCTCTTGCTCTgaatttctcaattttcttaGTGATTGGTAGAACCGGTGCTGTAACCATCCGAGTTGCCGGTGTCTTGAAAGATTGGATACTTATTGCCCTTTCAACACTAATTTTTCCAGAGTCGACAATAACCACACTTAATATTACAGGCTATGCCATTG CATTATGTGGTGTTGTGATGTATAACTACTTGAAGATCAAGGATGTTCGAGCTGTTCAACTTCCTGTTGATGGTGTTTCTGATCGAATAGCTAAG GAACTTAAAATGGAGAAGAAGTCATCCGATCTGTATGTACCAGACGATATTGTTAAGAACAGTGGAGGAAAAGGTTCAAGGAATGGGTCTCCGGATTCAATTGTGGATGAGGAAGCACCCTTTATTCCTTCAAGTAGGGTCTCTCATCTTGGGCGAAGCCCACTTAGCAGCTATTCACCATGA